In Pengzhenrongella sicca, a single genomic region encodes these proteins:
- a CDS encoding SDR family NAD(P)-dependent oxidoreductase: MTDPDLVVITGTSSGLGRAMTIGLAQAGYRVVGISRRDVSAASLALEPGQYTHICFDLADVGGIPELAAGLVAANGAPYALVNNAALGSDGILPTMHNSEIERLIQVNITAPIVLTKYLSRPMLVARRGRVVNVSSIVARTGYRGLSVYAASKAAMEGFTRSLARELGPRNVTVNCIAPGFTETEMTSSLGAVNLERIKKRSALGRFPTPAEVAGGVEYLLSSAGGAVTGTTITIDAGNTA, encoded by the coding sequence ATGACCGACCCAGACCTGGTGGTGATCACCGGGACCAGTTCAGGACTCGGCCGCGCGATGACGATAGGGCTGGCACAGGCGGGCTATCGCGTCGTCGGCATCTCCCGTCGGGACGTGTCCGCCGCAAGCCTTGCGCTCGAGCCGGGCCAGTACACGCACATCTGCTTCGACCTTGCGGACGTCGGCGGCATCCCGGAACTGGCCGCAGGTCTCGTCGCGGCGAACGGCGCGCCGTACGCGCTCGTGAACAACGCGGCGCTCGGTTCGGACGGGATCCTCCCGACGATGCACAACAGCGAGATCGAGCGCCTGATTCAGGTCAACATCACTGCGCCAATCGTGTTGACCAAGTACCTGTCGCGGCCCATGCTCGTGGCCAGGCGGGGTCGCGTGGTGAACGTCTCCTCCATCGTTGCGCGTACGGGGTACCGCGGGTTAAGCGTCTACGCCGCATCGAAGGCCGCAATGGAGGGCTTTACGAGATCTCTCGCGCGCGAGCTCGGCCCCCGCAACGTCACGGTCAACTGCATCGCGCCGGGCTTCACCGAGACCGAGATGACGTCCTCGCTCGGAGCGGTCAATCTCGAGCGAATCAAGAAGCGGTCGGCGCTTGGCCGCTTTCCCACGCCGGCGGAGGTCGCCGGTGGCGTGGAGTATCTGCTGAGCAGCGCTGGCGGCGCCGTCACCGGCACCACGATCACGATCGATGCGGGCAACACCGCCTGA